A stretch of Microtus pennsylvanicus isolate mMicPen1 chromosome 5, mMicPen1.hap1, whole genome shotgun sequence DNA encodes these proteins:
- the Or52b2 gene encoding olfactory receptor 52B2, translated as MNPSNITIFHPAVFVLLGIPGLEAYHTWLSVPLSLMYVTAVFGNSILIAVIITERNLHEPMYFFLSMLAITDILLSTTTVPKALAIFWLQAHSIAFDACVTQVFFVHTMFVGESAILLAMAFDRFVAICAPLRYTTVLTRRTVGRIALAIVIRSVCIIFPVIFLLKRLPFCRTNIVPHSYCEHIGVARLACADITVNIWYGFSVPIVMVIIDVVLIAVSYSLILRAVFRLPSQDARHKALSTCGSHLCVILMFYVPSFFTLLTHRFGRNIPRHVHILLANLYVVVPPMLNPIVYGVKTKQIREGIAHWLLDIKTQCSSVLD; from the coding sequence ATGAATCCCAGCAACATCACCATCTTCCACCCTGCGGTTTTCGTGCTCCTCGGCATCCCTGGGTTGGAGGCTTATCACACCTGGTTGTCTGTACCCCTGAGTCTCATGTATGTCACTGCAGTCTTTGGGAACAGCATCCTGATAGCGGTCATCATCACAGAACGGAACCTGCATGAGcccatgtatttcttcctctCCATGCTGGCCATCACAGACATCCTGCTGTCCACCACTACTGTGCCCAAGGCCCTAGCCATCTTTTGGCTCCAAGCCCACAGCATTGCCTTCGATGCCTGTGTTACCCAAGTTTTCTTTGTTCACACAATGTTTGTGGGGGAGTCCGCCATCCTGTTAGCCATGGCCTTTGATCGCTTTGTGGCCATCTGTGCCCCACTGAGATACACAACGGTGCTGACAAGGCGCACAGTAGGTAGGATTGCTCTAGCCATTGTTATCAGAAGCGTCTGTATCATCTTTCCCGTGATTTTCTTGTTGAAGCGGCTGCCGTTCTGTCGAACCAACATCGTCCCCCATTCCTACTGTGAGCACATTGGGGTGGCCCGCTTAGCCTGTGCCGACATCACCGTTAACATCTGGTACGGCTTCTCAGTGCCCATCGTCATGGTCATCATAGATGTGGTCCTCATCGCTGTGTCTTACTCACTCATTCTCCGAGCAGTGTTCCGCTTGCCCTCCCAGGATGCTCGGCATAAGGCCCTCAGCACCTGTGGGTCTCACCTCTGTGTCATCCTCATGTTTTACGTCCCATCCTTCTTCACTTTACTGACTCACCGTTTTGGGCGGAACATTCCCCGGCACGTGCATATCTTGCTGGCCAATCTTTATGTGGTGGTGCCCCCAATGCTGAACCCCATTGTCTATGGAGTTAAGACTAAGCAAATCCGAGAGGGTATAGCCCACTGGCTCTTGGACATCAAGACTCAGTGTTCCTCTGTTTTAGACTGA